Proteins co-encoded in one Microcella sp. genomic window:
- a CDS encoding Rne/Rng family ribonuclease, giving the protein MVSDDNTNDDTTAPKKRTRLFGKATPKKASEHAGQGEPGFDDRPLAEPVAEPMTDAAAEAAAPAEPEAPASPAAKTPAQRSTSKKAAESPELDAESTQEPAASAEQPASAEQPASTEQPASAEQPAVPTEPAFPELKPESTTSLLFFAPPVAALPARAVERDDEFDDSEGTSRRRSRSRRTRGGASTDGDGSRPDTQRDSQQGGNQRGRRTPEPITEPQRIKGSTRLEAKKQRRRDGRDAGRRRPVVTEAEFLARRESVDRQMIVRSKDGRIQIGVLEDGVLVEHYVARSQESSLIGNVYLGKVQNVLPSMEAAFVDIGRGRNAVLYSGEVDWDSAALDSDGKTQPRRIELALKPGDKVLVQVTKDPIGHKGARLTSQVSLPGRYLVYVPNGSMSGISRKLPDTERARLKKILKDVLPENVGVIVRTAAEGATEEQLTLDVQRLTSQWADISQQLENTPAPALLHSEPDLLIKIIRDVFNEDFRSLVISGSDAQQTIESYLRGVAPDLLDRVQKHEGDHDPFDEYRISEQIEKALDRKVWLPSGGSLIIDRTEAMTVVDVNTGKFVGSGGNLEETVTKNNLEAAEELVRQLRLRDIGGIIVVDFIDMVLESNRDLVLRRLMECLSRDRTKHQVAEVTSLGLVQMTRKRLGLGLLETFSEACEVCAGRGLIVHHEPITKHRSSNDSGSNGGGVNNRRRGGGASGGNGNQRGGAAPKSGPSAGTHAITDDVSRALAAIAAKTVTSTATGAITLPTATDAAAEPASEPTPAPEVDTADLLDLPVASKPARVRATLDPKSADELLGSVLESLPEPPAPGTRKRGSRRVTSGTITTQGQTE; this is encoded by the coding sequence ATGGTGAGTGACGACAACACGAACGACGACACGACGGCACCCAAGAAGCGCACGCGACTCTTCGGCAAAGCCACCCCGAAGAAGGCCAGCGAGCACGCCGGCCAAGGCGAGCCCGGCTTCGATGATCGCCCGCTCGCCGAGCCGGTCGCCGAGCCGATGACGGATGCTGCTGCCGAGGCCGCGGCGCCCGCCGAGCCGGAGGCGCCCGCCAGCCCCGCCGCGAAGACCCCGGCACAGCGATCAACGTCGAAGAAGGCCGCAGAGTCGCCCGAGCTCGACGCCGAGTCGACGCAGGAGCCGGCCGCTTCGGCCGAGCAGCCCGCGTCGGCCGAGCAGCCCGCGTCGACCGAGCAGCCCGCGTCGGCCGAGCAGCCCGCGGTGCCGACCGAGCCCGCGTTCCCCGAGCTCAAGCCCGAGTCGACGACGTCGTTGCTGTTCTTCGCGCCGCCGGTCGCCGCGCTGCCCGCCCGCGCGGTCGAGCGCGACGACGAGTTCGACGACTCGGAGGGCACGAGCCGTCGTCGCTCGCGCTCTCGCCGTACGCGAGGCGGAGCATCCACCGACGGTGACGGTTCGCGCCCCGACACTCAGCGCGACAGCCAGCAGGGCGGCAACCAGCGCGGCCGCCGCACCCCCGAGCCGATCACCGAGCCGCAGCGCATCAAGGGCTCGACCCGTCTTGAGGCCAAGAAGCAGCGTCGCCGCGATGGTCGCGATGCCGGTCGTCGTCGCCCCGTCGTCACCGAAGCCGAGTTTCTCGCCCGCCGCGAGAGCGTCGACCGCCAGATGATCGTGCGGTCGAAAGACGGCCGCATCCAGATCGGCGTGCTCGAAGACGGCGTGCTCGTCGAGCACTATGTGGCCCGCTCGCAAGAGTCGAGCCTCATCGGCAACGTCTACCTCGGCAAGGTGCAGAACGTGCTGCCGAGCATGGAGGCCGCCTTCGTCGACATCGGCCGCGGCCGCAACGCCGTGCTCTACTCGGGCGAGGTCGACTGGGATTCCGCCGCGCTCGACAGCGACGGCAAGACCCAGCCGCGCCGCATCGAGCTTGCGCTCAAGCCCGGCGACAAGGTGCTCGTGCAGGTCACGAAAGACCCCATCGGCCACAAGGGTGCTCGCCTCACGAGCCAGGTGAGCCTCCCGGGCCGCTACCTCGTCTACGTGCCCAACGGCTCGATGAGTGGCATCAGCCGCAAGCTGCCCGACACCGAGCGCGCACGCCTCAAGAAGATTCTGAAAGACGTGCTGCCCGAGAACGTCGGCGTCATTGTGCGCACCGCGGCTGAGGGTGCGACCGAAGAGCAGCTCACTCTCGACGTGCAGCGCCTCACGAGCCAGTGGGCTGACATCAGCCAGCAGCTCGAGAACACGCCCGCACCGGCCCTGCTGCACAGTGAGCCCGACCTGCTCATCAAGATCATTCGCGACGTCTTCAACGAAGACTTCCGCTCGCTCGTCATCAGCGGCAGCGACGCGCAGCAGACCATCGAGTCGTACTTGCGCGGCGTCGCCCCCGATTTGCTCGACCGCGTGCAGAAGCACGAGGGCGACCACGACCCCTTCGACGAGTACCGCATCAGCGAGCAGATCGAGAAGGCGCTCGACCGCAAGGTTTGGCTGCCCTCGGGCGGCTCGCTCATCATCGACCGCACTGAGGCCATGACGGTCGTCGACGTCAACACCGGCAAGTTCGTCGGTTCGGGCGGCAACCTCGAAGAGACCGTCACGAAGAACAACCTCGAAGCGGCCGAAGAGCTCGTGCGCCAGCTGCGCCTGCGCGACATCGGCGGCATCATCGTCGTCGACTTCATCGACATGGTGCTCGAGTCGAACCGTGATCTCGTGCTGCGCCGCCTCATGGAGTGCTTGAGCCGCGACCGCACCAAGCATCAGGTGGCTGAAGTCACGAGCCTGGGCCTCGTGCAGATGACGCGCAAGCGCCTGGGCCTCGGTTTGCTCGAGACGTTCAGCGAGGCGTGCGAGGTCTGCGCCGGCCGCGGGCTCATCGTGCACCACGAGCCCATCACGAAGCACCGCTCGTCGAACGACTCAGGGTCCAACGGCGGCGGCGTCAACAATCGTCGTCGCGGTGGCGGCGCTTCGGGAGGCAACGGCAACCAACGTGGTGGCGCGGCCCCGAAGTCGGGCCCCTCGGCGGGCACGCACGCCATCACCGACGACGTGAGCCGCGCCCTCGCGGCCATCGCGGCGAAGACGGTCACGTCGACGGCGACGGGCGCTATCACGCTGCCGACGGCGACGGATGCTGCTGCCGAGCCCGCGAGCGAGCCGACCCCGGCACCCGAGGTCGACACGGCCGATCTGCTCGACCTGCCCGTCGCGAGCAAGCCTGCTCGCGTGCGGGCGACGCTCGACCCGAAGTCGGCCGACGAGCTGCTCGGCTCGGTGCTCGAGTCGCTGCCCGAGCCTCCGGCACCCGGCACGCGCAAGCGCGGCTCGCGCCGCGTGACGAGCGGCACGATCACGACGCAGGGGCAGACCGAGTAG
- a CDS encoding vitamin K epoxide reductase family protein, which yields MTVSTAPALHPAADARRPFGLAFTLIVTGAVGWYGAMSLIIERVRSLLDPEYVLNCDVNPLVSCGEIMSTWQASLLGFPNPLLGVAGLVAPIAVGVALLAGARFARWFWWSFMVGVTGAFVFVLWLVDQALFQIGVLCPWCMLVWVMVIPMFWVLLTWSLAAGVLVDSPRARAFGSTVLPFVWVPILATIVAIAVMIVVQFPTLISLLLG from the coding sequence GTGACTGTCTCGACTGCGCCCGCCCTTCACCCTGCTGCGGATGCTCGCCGCCCGTTCGGCCTCGCCTTCACGCTCATCGTGACCGGCGCGGTGGGGTGGTACGGCGCAATGTCGCTCATCATCGAGCGCGTGCGGTCGCTGCTCGATCCGGAGTACGTGCTCAACTGCGACGTGAACCCGCTCGTCTCGTGCGGCGAGATCATGAGCACGTGGCAGGCATCGCTACTCGGTTTTCCGAACCCGCTGCTCGGCGTCGCCGGGCTCGTCGCGCCCATTGCCGTGGGGGTCGCCCTGCTTGCTGGCGCGCGCTTCGCCCGCTGGTTCTGGTGGAGCTTCATGGTCGGCGTGACGGGCGCCTTCGTCTTCGTGCTGTGGCTCGTCGATCAGGCGCTGTTCCAGATCGGCGTGCTGTGCCCGTGGTGCATGCTCGTCTGGGTCATGGTGATTCCGATGTTCTGGGTGCTGCTGACCTGGTCGCTCGCCGCCGGAGTGCTCGTCGACAGCCCGCGCGCACGCGCGTTCGGCTCCACGGTGCTGCCGTTCGTCTGGGTGCCGATTCTGGCGACAATCGTTGCCATCGCCGTCATGATAGTCGTGCAGTTTCCGACGCTCATCTCTCTGCTGCTGGGCTGA
- the ndk gene encoding nucleoside-diphosphate kinase: MTTTVEETLVLIKPDGVARNLTGEILRRIEAKGYQLVDLKLVQPDRDLLAAHYAEHEGKPFYEPLVEFMESGPVVAARVAGNRVIEGFRSLAGTTDPTTAAPGTIRGDLGRDWGLKVQQNLVHGSDSPESAARELALWFD, from the coding sequence ATGACTACCACCGTTGAAGAGACCCTCGTACTGATCAAGCCCGACGGCGTCGCCCGCAATCTGACGGGAGAGATTCTGCGCCGCATCGAGGCGAAGGGCTACCAGCTCGTCGACCTCAAGCTCGTGCAGCCCGACCGCGATCTGCTCGCCGCGCACTACGCCGAGCACGAGGGCAAGCCCTTCTACGAGCCGCTCGTCGAGTTCATGGAGTCGGGCCCCGTCGTCGCCGCTCGCGTCGCCGGCAACCGCGTCATCGAGGGCTTCCGCTCGCTCGCCGGCACGACCGACCCCACGACGGCTGCCCCCGGCACGATTCGCGGCGACCTCGGCCGCGACTGGGGCCTGAAGGTGCAGCAGAACCTCGTGCACGGCTCTGACTCGCCCGAGTCGGCCGCGCGCGAGCTCGCGCTCTGGTTCGACTAG
- a CDS encoding DUF4233 domain-containing protein, producing MSDAPSTLDTPEPRRPRRDRSATESLLSITLGMEILAVAFGTLAINGLGVLPSSTVFLGGGVLVLLLIVAMRVARYRWGVWFGSALQVLLLATGFIEVLAAVTAAVFVAFWIYGVVKGRQLDDAKAAYLSSSDSTDQETT from the coding sequence GTGAGCGACGCACCCTCGACCCTCGATACGCCAGAGCCCCGGCGCCCGCGCCGCGACCGAAGCGCGACCGAGTCGCTGCTGAGCATCACGCTCGGCATGGAGATTCTTGCGGTCGCCTTCGGCACGCTCGCCATCAACGGACTCGGCGTGCTGCCCTCGTCAACCGTCTTTCTCGGCGGCGGTGTGCTCGTGCTGCTGCTCATCGTGGCGATGCGCGTCGCGCGTTACCGCTGGGGCGTGTGGTTCGGCTCTGCGCTGCAGGTGCTGCTGCTCGCCACGGGGTTCATCGAGGTGCTCGCCGCCGTCACCGCCGCCGTGTTCGTCGCGTTCTGGATTTACGGTGTCGTGAAGGGGCGCCAGCTCGACGACGCGAAGGCCGCCTACCTCTCATCATCCGACTCGACCGATCAGGAGACCACATGA
- a CDS encoding bifunctional folylpolyglutamate synthase/dihydrofolate synthase, with protein MTPADRNADDRAAAEAVHAELLARIGEATPQPRLGPTRRAAELLGDPHRSFAIVHVTGTNGKTSTARMIESILRAYGLRTGLLTSPHLMRLNERIVIDGEPISDRMLADTWGDIAPYLLMVDAEQAANGEAPLSNFEALTLLSFAAFADAPVDVAILEVGMGGEWDSTNIADGDVAVLTPIALDHEKFLGSTVGEIARTKAGIIKPAATVVSALQQPEAMDEILTASERDEAELVCEGVGFALTDARLAVGGQLIDVRGRAGEYTELFVPLFGIHQAQNAAVAIAAVESFLGNGTQRLTDEVLAEGLGTVTSPGRLQLIGIEPSVLIDAAHNPHGAEALAKAMLGSFAFESVTAIVGVLDDKDVRGIIEALDPVVDRFIVSSSGTARSLQADELAETVASIAGADRVQVEPSLATAIDLARQEAGPNDAVLITGSVTMAGQAMLIAAEQNWAL; from the coding sequence ATGACCCCCGCAGACCGCAACGCCGACGACCGCGCGGCCGCCGAGGCGGTGCACGCCGAACTGCTGGCGCGCATCGGCGAGGCCACGCCGCAGCCGCGCCTCGGGCCGACCCGTCGCGCCGCCGAGTTGCTCGGCGACCCGCACCGCAGTTTCGCGATCGTGCACGTCACGGGCACGAACGGCAAGACGTCGACGGCTCGCATGATCGAGAGCATCCTGCGCGCCTACGGGCTGCGCACGGGCCTGCTCACCAGCCCGCACCTCATGCGGCTCAACGAGCGCATCGTCATCGACGGCGAGCCCATCAGCGACCGCATGCTCGCCGACACCTGGGGCGACATCGCGCCCTACCTGCTCATGGTCGACGCCGAGCAGGCCGCCAACGGCGAGGCACCCCTGAGCAACTTCGAAGCGCTCACCCTGCTGTCGTTCGCGGCCTTCGCCGATGCGCCCGTCGACGTCGCGATTCTCGAGGTCGGCATGGGCGGCGAGTGGGATTCGACGAACATCGCCGATGGCGACGTCGCTGTGCTCACGCCCATCGCGCTCGACCACGAGAAGTTTCTCGGCAGCACGGTCGGCGAGATCGCGCGCACGAAGGCCGGCATCATCAAGCCCGCAGCCACCGTCGTCTCGGCCCTGCAGCAGCCGGAGGCGATGGACGAGATTCTCACCGCCTCCGAGCGCGACGAGGCCGAGCTGGTCTGCGAGGGCGTCGGCTTCGCGCTGACGGATGCCCGCCTCGCGGTCGGCGGACAACTCATCGATGTGCGCGGCAGGGCGGGGGAGTACACCGAGCTCTTCGTGCCCCTCTTCGGCATCCATCAGGCGCAGAACGCGGCCGTCGCCATCGCGGCTGTCGAGTCGTTTCTCGGCAATGGCACTCAGCGGCTCACCGACGAGGTGCTCGCCGAGGGTCTGGGCACCGTCACGAGCCCAGGGCGCCTGCAGCTCATCGGCATCGAGCCGAGCGTGCTCATCGATGCCGCGCACAACCCGCACGGCGCTGAGGCGCTCGCCAAGGCCATGCTCGGTTCTTTCGCGTTCGAGTCGGTCACGGCGATCGTCGGTGTGCTCGACGACAAAGACGTGCGCGGCATCATCGAGGCTCTTGACCCCGTCGTCGACCGCTTCATCGTGAGCAGCAGCGGCACTGCGCGCTCGCTGCAGGCGGACGAGCTCGCCGAGACCGTCGCGTCGATCGCGGGCGCCGACCGCGTGCAGGTCGAGCCGAGCCTCGCCACCGCGATTGACCTCGCGCGGCAGGAGGCCGGCCCCAACGATGCCGTGCTCATCACGGGGTCGGTGACGATGGCCGGTCAGGCGATGCTCATCGCGGCAGAGCAGAATTGGGCACTGTGA
- the ileS gene encoding isoleucine--tRNA ligase encodes MVYPLHRDDTSVVASPSFPSLEHEVLGYWAAHDTFRRSVAQREGCDEWVFYDGPPFANGLPHYGHLLTGYAKDVFPRFQTMRGKQVHRRFGWDTHGLPAELEAMKQLGITEKAQIEEMGVQAFNAKARESVLRYTDEWQSYVTRQARWVDFENDYKTLDITFMESVLWAFKTLHEKGLAYEGYRVLPYCWRDETPLSNHELRMDDDVYQMRQDQSVTVTFPLVGEKAEALGLTGVEALAWTTTPWTLPTNAALAVGPAIEYAIVPRGTEIEPTDARTFLLAADTVAAYAKELGYADAAAARDAISRTISGAELGGVQYDRLWDYFVDDYGPQAFQILVADYVATGEGTGIVHQAPAYGEDDQNTCAAAGIPTIISVDDGGKFLAVVSEVAGLQVFDANKTLVGMLREQGRLLQLRSYEHSYPHCWRCRNPLIYKAVSSWFVRVTELRDRALELNEQITWVPGNVKHGQFGKWLEGARDWSISRNRYWGSPIPVWKSDDPNHPRVDVYGSLAELEVDFGALPRNAEGEVDLHRPFIDELTRPNPDDPTGQSTMRRIEDVFDVWFDSGSMPFAQVHYPFENADWFESHNPSDFIVEYIGQTRGWFYTMHVLATALFDRPAFSSVISHGIVLGNDGQKMSKSLRNYPDVGEVFERDGADAMRWFLMSSSVIRGGNLVVTEEGIRAGVREFLLPLWSTYYFFTLYANAGTLGEARRRSDSTNVLDRYLLAKTRDLVVEVTTQLEALDAPLAAAALRDFADVLTNWYVRRSRDRFWAGDDRDAHDTLFTVLETLARLSAPLAPLVAEEVWRGLTGGESVHLTDWPQAEDFPADASLVTAMDRVRAIASSGLALRKAQGLRVRLPLQTLTIVTPDAAALEAFSDIVRDELNVKTVTLVEFDEQLVAEYGIARRLAVNARGLGPRIGKQVQQVIAAAKAGDWSIDGDSVTAGGIALEPGEYTLELELDDPAAAVAFLPGTGFVLLDTRVTPELAAEGLARDVVRAVQQARKDAGLDVSDRIALSLGSDDETTRAAIAAHEALIGSETLATSIDVGAAGEGETTAVGDGASVTVKVVRA; translated from the coding sequence ATGGTTTACCCCCTTCATCGCGACGACACGTCGGTCGTCGCCTCGCCGAGCTTTCCGTCGCTCGAGCACGAGGTGCTGGGCTACTGGGCCGCGCACGACACCTTCCGACGCTCGGTCGCTCAGCGCGAAGGCTGCGACGAGTGGGTCTTTTACGACGGCCCGCCGTTCGCCAACGGCCTGCCGCACTACGGCCACCTGCTGACGGGATACGCGAAAGACGTCTTCCCGCGCTTCCAGACGATGCGCGGCAAGCAGGTGCACCGCCGATTCGGGTGGGACACCCACGGGCTGCCCGCCGAGCTCGAGGCGATGAAGCAGCTCGGCATCACCGAGAAGGCCCAGATCGAAGAGATGGGCGTGCAGGCGTTCAACGCCAAGGCTCGCGAGAGCGTGCTGCGCTACACCGACGAGTGGCAGAGCTATGTGACGCGTCAGGCGCGCTGGGTCGACTTCGAGAACGACTACAAGACGCTCGACATCACGTTCATGGAGAGCGTGCTGTGGGCCTTCAAGACGCTGCACGAGAAGGGCCTCGCCTACGAGGGCTATCGCGTGCTGCCGTACTGCTGGCGCGATGAGACACCGCTGTCGAACCACGAGCTGCGCATGGACGACGACGTCTACCAAATGCGGCAAGACCAGTCGGTGACCGTGACCTTCCCGCTCGTGGGCGAGAAAGCCGAGGCGCTCGGGCTCACCGGCGTCGAGGCGCTCGCCTGGACGACGACCCCCTGGACCCTGCCGACGAACGCGGCGCTCGCCGTGGGCCCGGCGATCGAGTACGCGATCGTGCCGCGAGGCACCGAGATCGAGCCGACGGATGCCCGCACCTTCCTGCTCGCCGCCGACACCGTCGCGGCCTACGCGAAAGAGCTCGGCTACGCCGACGCCGCGGCCGCGCGCGACGCGATCTCGCGCACGATCTCGGGCGCCGAGCTCGGCGGCGTGCAGTACGACCGCCTGTGGGACTACTTCGTCGACGACTACGGGCCGCAGGCCTTCCAGATTCTCGTCGCCGACTACGTGGCCACGGGCGAGGGTACGGGCATCGTGCACCAGGCGCCCGCCTACGGTGAAGACGACCAGAACACCTGCGCCGCCGCGGGTATCCCGACCATCATCTCGGTCGACGACGGCGGCAAGTTCTTGGCCGTCGTCTCAGAAGTTGCCGGGCTGCAGGTCTTCGACGCCAACAAGACCCTGGTCGGCATGCTGCGCGAGCAGGGTCGCCTACTGCAGCTGCGCAGCTACGAGCACAGCTACCCGCACTGCTGGCGGTGCCGCAACCCGCTCATCTACAAGGCCGTCTCGAGCTGGTTCGTGCGCGTCACCGAGTTGCGTGATCGCGCGCTCGAGCTGAACGAGCAGATCACCTGGGTGCCCGGCAACGTCAAGCACGGGCAGTTCGGCAAGTGGCTCGAGGGCGCGCGCGACTGGTCGATCAGCCGCAACCGCTACTGGGGCAGCCCGATCCCGGTCTGGAAGAGCGACGACCCGAATCACCCGCGGGTCGACGTCTACGGCTCGCTCGCCGAGCTCGAGGTCGACTTCGGTGCCCTGCCGCGCAACGCCGAGGGCGAGGTCGACCTGCACCGCCCCTTCATCGACGAGCTCACGCGCCCGAACCCCGACGACCCCACGGGGCAGTCGACCATGCGCCGCATCGAGGATGTCTTCGACGTCTGGTTCGACTCGGGTTCGATGCCCTTCGCCCAGGTGCACTACCCGTTCGAGAACGCCGACTGGTTCGAGAGCCACAACCCGAGCGACTTCATCGTCGAGTACATCGGGCAGACCCGCGGCTGGTTCTACACGATGCACGTGCTCGCCACGGCGCTGTTCGACCGGCCGGCGTTCTCGAGCGTCATCAGCCACGGCATCGTGCTCGGCAACGACGGCCAGAAGATGTCGAAGAGCCTGCGCAACTACCCCGACGTGGGCGAGGTGTTCGAGCGTGACGGCGCCGACGCCATGCGCTGGTTCCTCATGTCGAGCTCGGTCATTCGCGGCGGCAACCTCGTCGTCACCGAGGAGGGCATTCGCGCGGGGGTGCGCGAATTCTTGCTGCCGCTGTGGAGCACCTACTACTTCTTCACGTTGTACGCCAATGCCGGCACGCTCGGCGAGGCTCGTCGCCGCAGCGACTCGACGAACGTGCTCGACCGCTACCTGCTCGCCAAGACGCGCGATCTCGTGGTCGAGGTGACGACCCAGCTCGAAGCCCTCGACGCCCCGCTCGCCGCTGCCGCCCTGCGCGACTTCGCCGATGTGCTCACCAACTGGTACGTGCGCCGGTCGCGTGATCGCTTCTGGGCGGGCGATGATCGGGATGCTCACGACACCCTCTTCACCGTGCTCGAGACCCTCGCCCGCCTGTCGGCCCCGCTCGCGCCCCTCGTTGCTGAAGAGGTCTGGCGAGGCCTCACGGGCGGCGAGAGCGTGCACCTCACCGACTGGCCGCAGGCCGAGGACTTCCCGGCTGACGCGTCGCTCGTCACCGCGATGGACCGCGTGCGCGCGATCGCCAGCTCGGGCCTGGCGTTGCGCAAGGCGCAGGGCCTGCGCGTGCGCCTGCCGCTGCAGACCCTCACGATCGTGACGCCTGACGCGGCCGCGCTCGAGGCGTTCAGCGACATCGTGCGCGATGAGCTCAACGTCAAGACGGTGACTCTCGTCGAGTTCGACGAGCAGCTCGTCGCCGAGTACGGCATCGCGCGCCGCCTCGCCGTCAACGCGCGCGGCCTCGGCCCGCGCATCGGCAAGCAGGTGCAGCAGGTCATCGCCGCGGCGAAGGCCGGCGACTGGTCGATCGACGGCGACAGCGTGACAGCAGGCGGCATCGCGCTCGAGCCGGGGGAGTACACACTCGAGCTTGAACTCGACGACCCTGCCGCCGCCGTGGCCTTCTTGCCCGGCACGGGGTTCGTGCTACTCGACACTCGCGTCACCCCCGAGCTCGCCGCCGAGGGTCTCGCGCGCGACGTCGTGCGTGCCGTTCAGCAGGCGCGCAAAGACGCGGGGCTCGACGTGAGCGACCGCATCGCGCTGAGCCTCGGCTCTGACGACGAGACGACTCGCGCCGCGATCGCAGCGCACGAAGCGCTCATCGGCTCAGAGACGCTCGCCACCTCGATCGACGTCGGTGCGGCTGGCGAGGGCGAGACGACGGCGGTCGGCGACGGAGCATCCGTCACGGTGAAGGTGGTGCGCGCATGA